A single Scleropages formosus chromosome 4, fSclFor1.1, whole genome shotgun sequence DNA region contains:
- the cox5b2 gene encoding cytochrome c oxidase subunit 5B2 has protein sequence MASRLFVRSCAAACSAVRVARVRKAPWRPMGTLKGIPTDEEQATGLERRAIQALAKGQDPYSILKPKSYAGTKDDPHIVPSINDKRLVGCLCEEDNTAIVWFWLHEGNAQRCPACGSYYQLVHHELPH, from the exons ATGGCGAGCAGACTTTTCGTGCGCTCTTGTGCCGCAGCCTGCAGCGCTGTCCGGGTGGCCAGGGTCCGCAAAGCGCCTTGGCGCCCCATGGGCACTCTGAAAG GGATCCCGACAGATGAGGAGCAGGCTACCGGGCTGGAGCGTCGCGCCATCCAAGCGCTGGCCAAGGGGCAG GATCCCTACAGCATTCTGAAACCCAAAAGCTATGCAGGAACCAAAGATGACCCCCATATAGTGCCATCCATTAATGACAAGAGGCTGGTGGGATGccttt GTGAGGAGGACAACACGGCTATtgtttggttctggctccatgaAGGAAATGCCCAGCGCTGTCCAGCCTGTGGCTCCTACTACCAGCTAGTCCATCATGAACTCCCGCACTGA
- the herc4 gene encoding probable E3 ubiquitin-protein ligase HERC4, whose amino-acid sequence MLCWGNASFGQLGLGGIDEEIVLEPRNCEFFRGKKVLDVGCGHRHTAFLLNDGTVYTCGCNDLGQLGHDKSRKKPEQVTALDAQNIVAVCCGEAHTLALNDKGQVFAWGMTSDGQLGLPMAEECTRVPRNIKSLSEVQIVQVACGYRHSHALSRGGSVFSWGQNKHGQLGLGNDCKNVFSPKVIQSLQGIPFVQISTGGAHSFALTMSGAVFGWGRNKFGQLGLNDTNDRYFPTLLKSLRSQRVVYISCGEDHTAALTKEGGVFTFGAGGYGQLGHNTTNHEINPRKVFELMGNVVTQIACGRQHTLAFIASTGKIDSFGLGGNGQLGTRSTCNRKSPAPVKGNWVLYSDVCPAEIDAQQCCVRRIYAGGDQSFAHFSTPENAVPPDDFRIPPPGKDIFTLNTDVIERWLSHGQGRLSTEIVNEIDVLFSSASCLNGSFLCGSHPDHYNTSSKFSGVDMNSARLLFHKLIQPEYPQVTQLIAANLEKNLIPNLTSSPPDIEALRLYLTLPECPLFNNPNSFVTLAIPFGKAVVSLKEAPLKVLENWWSRLEPPVFQRLVELYKDVVVSLLRMHKVGIPLSEQRIFTSFLHVSLKFLEILHTVNEKAGQIIQYDKFYIHELDDLIDIKNDYINWIQQQMFSMVPEIPVTLCRYPFVFDAQAKTTLLQTDAVLQMQMAVDQAQRQNFSSLFLPVVESVNPCLILIVRRENIVGDTMEVLRKSKNVDYKKPLKVIFVGEEAVDAGGVRKEFFLLIMKELLDPKYGMFRYYEDSRLIWFSDKTFEDIELFHLIGAICGLAIYNLTIVELNFPLALYKKLLKKKPTLEDLKELMPEVGRNLQQLLDYTEDVDEAFCLNFTITVENFGTTEVLELVPNGMHITVNNSNRQEFVTAYVDYIFNSSVAPLFNEFYAGFHKVCGGKVLELFQPSELQAMVIGNTNYDWKELEKTTEYKGEYWAEHPTIKLFWEVFHELPLEKKKQFLLFLTGSDRIPILGMKSLKLVIQPTGGGEHYLPVAHTCFNLLDLPKYTEKEKLHDKLLQAIDHYQGFNLV is encoded by the exons ATGTTGTGCTGGGGGAATGCTTCCTTCGGCCAGCTTGGCCTGGGCGGCATCGATGAGGAGATTGTGCTGGAGCCACGGAACTGCGAGTTCTTCCGCGGAAAGAAGGTGCTGGATGTGGGCTGCGGCCACCGCCACACAGCCTTCTTGCTGAACGACGGCACGGTGTACACCTGTGGTTGCAATGACCTCGGCCAGTTAGGGCATGACAAGTCAAGGAAGAAACCAG AACAAGTCACTGCCCTGGACGCTCAGAATATTGTGGCTGTGTGTTGCGGGGAGGCCCACACCCTGGCCCTGAATGACAAGGGTCAGGTGTTTGCCTGGGGTATGACCTCTGATGGACAGCTGGGCCTGCCCATGGCGGAGGAGTGCACCCGTGTTCCCAG AAATATCAAGAGCTTATCAGAAGTTCAGATTGTACAGGTGGCCTGTGGATACCGGCACTCCCATGCACTGTCCAGAG GAGGTAGCGTCTTTTCCTGGGGACAGAATAAACACGGACAGCTCGGCCTTGGAAACGACTGCAAAAATGTCTTCTCTCCGAAGGTCATCCAATCTCTGCAGGGGATTCCTTTTGTGCAGATCTCGACAGGTGGTGCCCACAGCTTTGCCCTCACCATGTCCGGAGCGGTGTTTGGGTGGGGCCGCAACAAGTTTGGCCAGTTGGGCCTCAATGACACCAATG ACCGATATTTCCCTACCTTACTGAAATCCCTGAGGTCTCAAAGGGTCGTGTACATCTCCTGTGGAGAAGATCATACAGCTGCATTAACAAAG GAGGGTGGTGTCTTTACCTTTGGAGCTGGAGGTTACGGTCAGCTTGGGCACAACACTACAAACCATGAAATAAACCCCAGGAAAGTTTTTGAGCTCATGGGCAATGTAGTCACACAGATCGCTTGTGGCCG GCAACACACTTTGGCCTTCATTGCTTCCACTGGGAAAATCGATTCCTTTGGACTCGGTGGAAACGGACAACTTGGCACTCGGTCCACATGCAACAGGAAGAGCCCTGCTCCGGTGAAAGGCAACTGGGTTCTGTACAGTGACGTGTGTCCTGCTGAAATAG ATGCTCAACAGTGTTGTGTGAGAAGAATATATGCCGGTGGTGACCAGAGTTTTGCCCATTTCTCAACTCCAGAG AATGCTGTGCCTCCAGATGACTTCCGAATACCGCCTCCTGGCAAAGATATTTTCACACTGAACACAGATGTTATTGAGAGATGGTTGAGTCATGGACAAGGACGACTCTCTACAGAGATTGTCAA TGAAATCGAtgtccttttttcttctgcaagtTGTCTTAATGGGAGCTTTCTTTGTGGAAG CCATCCAGACCATTACAACACAAGCAGCAAATTCTCAGGGGTGGACATGAATTCAGCACGACTCTTGTTTCACAAGCTGATTCAGCCTGAATATCCACAAGTTACACAACTA ATTGCTgctaatttggagaaaaacttaaTTCCAAACCTGACCAGCTCTCCTCCTGACATAGAAGCACTGAGACTTTACCTCACATTACCTGAATGTCCACTTTTTAATAACCCCAACAGCTTTGTCACACTAGCCATTCCTTTTGGAAAAGCTGTTGTCAGCCTGAAAGAGGCACCCTTGAAGGTGCTTG AAAACTGgtggtcaaggctggagccacCAGTGTTCCAGCGCCTTGTGGAGCTCTACAAGGATGTTGTGGTGAGCCTGCTGAGGATGCACAAAGTGGGCATCCCATTGTCAGAGCAGAGGATATTCACGAGCTTCCTCCACGTCTCACTGAAATTTCTGGAGATCTTACACACT GTAAACGAAAAGGCGGGGCAGATTATACAGTATGATAAATTCTACATCCATGAGTTGGATGACCTGATTGACATCAAGAATGACTACATCAACTGGATTCAGCAGCAGATGTTCTCAATG GTGCCAGAGATTCCTGTGACTCTGTGCAGATACCCATTTGTGTTTGATGCCCAAGCAAAGACAACGTTGCTTCAGACGGATGCAGTGTTACAGATGCAG ATGGCAGTTGACCAAGCTCAGAGGCAGAACTTCTCCTCTCTGTTCCTGCCCGTGGTGGAGTCTGTTAACCCTTGCCTGATTCTCATCGTCAGGAGGGAGAACATCGTTGGGGACACTATGGAGGTTTTGAGGAAATCCAAGAATGTGGACTACAAGAAACCTTTGAAG GTGATTTTTGTTGGGGAAGAAGCTGTGGATGCAGGAGGTGTCCGAAAAGAGTTCTTCCTGCTAATCATGAAAGAACTTCTTGACCCGAAGTATGGCATGTTTAGGTACTACGAGGACTCCAGACTCATTTGGTTCTCAGACAAG ACATTTGAAGACATTGAATTGTTTCATCTGATTGGAGCCATTTGTGGTTTAGCCATCTACAACCTGACCATTGTGGAGCTCAACTTCCCTTTAGCTCTGTACAAGAAGCTCCTGAAGAAAAAACCAACACTTGAAGACTTAAAGGAGCTCATGCCTGAGGTTGGCAG AAATTTGCAGCAATTGCTAGACTACACGGAAGATGTGGATGAAGCGTTCTGTTTAAACTTCACA ATCACAGTGGAAAACTTTGGCACAACAGAAGTTTTGGAACTTGTTCCGAATGGCATGCATATCACTGTTAATAATTCAAACAG GCAGGAGTTTGTGACAGCATATGTCGACTACATTTTCAATTCATCCGTGGCTCCTCTGTTTAACGAATTCTACGCTGGCTTCCACAAAGTGTGCGGCGGTAAAGTTCTTGAGCTCTTCCAACCCAGTGAACTCCAGGCAATGGTCATTGGGAACACAAACTATGACTGGAAGGAGCTGGAAAag ACCACAGAGTACAAAGGGGAGTACTGGGCTGAACACCCTACAATAAAGCTCTTCTGGGAGGTATTCCATGAGCTTCCTTTGGAGAAGAAGAAACAGTTTCTCT TGTTCCTGACTGGAAGTGACCGCATCCCCATCCTGGGCATGAAATCTCTCAAGCTGGTCATCCAGccgacaggaggaggagagcactACCTGCCCGTTGCTCACACGTGTTTTAACTTACTGGACCTCCCGAAGTACACGGAGAAAGAGAAGCTACATGACAAGCTTCTGCAAGCCATTGACCACTATCAAGGCTTCAATCTTGTGTGA